From the Bdellovibrio reynosensis genome, one window contains:
- a CDS encoding ABC transporter permease: MTTFITRRILQTLAVIAVLSYVCFYLMSLMPGDPVDMMVASNPKITAEDVARLKSLYGLDQPVYKRYGNWIGSIVQGDLGYSRTYRVPVQELMGPRLWNTFILSFLSLTFSILIAIPLGVISALKPGSRTDYVMNLFSFAGISIPSFWLAIVLIIIFAVKFPILPAGGTQTIGAGEMGFFADLADRSIYLILPVLSLSIQQIGRFSRFTRSAMLEAMRNDFIRTARAKGLSRSTVIWKHGFRNALIPLITILALSFSGLFSGAILTETVFAYQGVGKLVYDSIIGNDYNVAMISFVISVSMVLIMNLVADIAYGFADPRISFS, encoded by the coding sequence ATGACTACATTTATTACCCGACGCATTTTGCAGACACTTGCTGTGATAGCTGTGCTGTCTTACGTGTGTTTTTATCTTATGAGCTTAATGCCCGGGGATCCCGTAGACATGATGGTTGCATCAAATCCAAAAATTACAGCTGAAGACGTGGCTCGCTTAAAGTCACTTTATGGCTTGGATCAGCCGGTTTATAAACGTTATGGAAACTGGATTGGTTCCATCGTTCAGGGTGACCTGGGTTACAGTCGTACTTACCGCGTGCCGGTGCAAGAATTGATGGGTCCGCGTTTATGGAATACTTTTATTCTTTCGTTCTTATCTTTAACTTTCTCGATTTTGATCGCTATTCCACTGGGTGTTATTTCGGCGCTTAAGCCAGGAAGTCGTACCGACTATGTGATGAATCTGTTTTCTTTTGCCGGGATTTCAATTCCGTCGTTCTGGCTTGCAATCGTATTGATCATTATTTTTGCGGTGAAGTTCCCGATTTTACCTGCGGGTGGTACACAAACCATCGGTGCTGGTGAAATGGGTTTCTTTGCAGACCTTGCTGACCGCTCGATTTACTTGATCTTACCGGTGTTAAGTCTTTCAATTCAACAGATTGGTCGCTTTTCACGCTTCACACGTTCAGCCATGCTTGAAGCCATGAGAAATGATTTCATCCGTACCGCAAGAGCCAAAGGTCTTTCTCGCAGCACGGTGATCTGGAAACACGGTTTCCGTAATGCGCTTATTCCTTTGATCACGATCCTGGCATTAAGCTTTTCAGGATTATTCTCTGGAGCGATTTTAACTGAAACCGTGTTTGCTTATCAAGGTGTGGGTAAACTTGTTTACGATTCTATCATCGGTAATGACTACAACGTGGCGATGATTTCTTTCGTTATTTCCGTCAGCATGGTTTTGATTATGAACCTAGTTGCAGATATCGCTTACGGATTTGCAGATCCAAGAATCTCTTTTAGCTAA
- a CDS encoding peptide ABC transporter substrate-binding protein: protein MLNNFAKGLMVVAGLGLASQAMAAPSNNELKIGISQEFETLNPLIMTMSASSYMQRMVGRTLVVMTPDGKWVTQLAKEIPSLDKGTAKIIEEGGKKKIVANWEIIDAAKWGDGKPVVCQDFVTAHKIAISPNVSVGEKEQWTQVEKIDIDPKNPKKCTFKYDKAKWDFYQLAQFHPVPTHLEGPIFDKHGKAKEGYEKNSNYVRNSTNPGLYNGPYLITEVKLGSHVSFAPNPHFYGKKTNIQKIIVKVIPNTGTMEANLRSGTIDMISALGMDFDQALAFDKKAKGEGLPFNVHFVPSVTYEHIDLQLDNPILKDVRVRKALLYSINREDLVKALFEGRQQVASHNISPKDSAWYTADPKKVSLYRYSKREATKLLDEAGWKMGPDGYRVKDGKKLSLVFQTTAGNKTREVVQVYLQNQWKQAGIEILVKNEPARVFFGDTMTKRKFEGMALFAWVSSPESSPRSTLASSAIPTNKNGWSGQNFTGWKNANVDKNLDALDLEFNAGKRTQLVHDILKEYTTDIPVLPLYYRSEISVTPKNLKNYKMAGHQFYETNNIEDWNLN, encoded by the coding sequence ATGTTGAACAACTTTGCAAAAGGACTGATGGTTGTTGCGGGTTTAGGCCTTGCTTCCCAAGCCATGGCAGCTCCAAGCAATAATGAATTGAAAATCGGGATCTCTCAGGAATTTGAGACTTTGAATCCTCTCATCATGACGATGTCAGCTTCTAGCTACATGCAACGTATGGTGGGCCGCACTCTGGTAGTTATGACTCCAGATGGTAAATGGGTGACTCAACTTGCTAAAGAAATTCCTTCTTTAGATAAAGGCACTGCTAAAATTATTGAAGAAGGCGGCAAAAAGAAAATCGTCGCTAACTGGGAAATCATCGACGCGGCTAAATGGGGCGACGGCAAACCAGTTGTCTGCCAAGACTTCGTGACTGCTCACAAGATTGCTATTTCTCCAAACGTCAGCGTTGGTGAAAAAGAACAATGGACTCAAGTTGAAAAAATCGACATTGATCCAAAAAACCCAAAAAAATGTACTTTCAAATATGACAAAGCAAAATGGGATTTCTATCAATTAGCACAATTCCATCCAGTGCCGACTCACCTTGAAGGTCCTATCTTTGATAAACACGGTAAAGCTAAGGAAGGTTACGAAAAGAACTCTAACTATGTTCGTAACTCAACAAACCCAGGTCTTTACAATGGTCCTTACTTAATCACTGAAGTGAAATTGGGGTCGCACGTTTCTTTTGCACCAAATCCTCATTTCTATGGCAAAAAAACGAACATCCAAAAAATCATCGTAAAAGTAATTCCTAACACAGGAACCATGGAAGCAAATCTTCGCTCTGGCACAATCGATATGATTTCTGCTTTGGGTATGGATTTCGACCAAGCTTTGGCTTTCGATAAAAAAGCAAAAGGTGAAGGTCTTCCATTCAACGTGCACTTCGTGCCTTCAGTGACTTACGAACACATTGATCTTCAGTTGGACAACCCGATCTTGAAAGACGTTCGTGTTCGTAAAGCATTGTTGTATTCAATCAACCGCGAAGACCTTGTGAAGGCGCTTTTTGAGGGCCGTCAACAAGTGGCTTCCCACAATATCTCTCCGAAAGATTCTGCTTGGTATACAGCTGATCCTAAGAAAGTTTCTTTGTACCGCTACTCTAAGCGTGAAGCGACAAAACTGTTGGATGAAGCTGGCTGGAAAATGGGACCAGATGGTTACCGCGTAAAAGACGGCAAAAAACTTTCTTTGGTATTCCAAACGACTGCCGGAAACAAAACCCGCGAAGTGGTTCAGGTTTATTTGCAAAACCAATGGAAACAAGCCGGTATCGAAATTCTTGTTAAGAACGAACCTGCCCGCGTTTTCTTTGGCGATACTATGACAAAACGTAAGTTCGAAGGCATGGCATTGTTTGCATGGGTTTCTTCTCCGGAAAGCTCGCCTCGTTCAACGCTAGCTTCTTCAGCTATTCCAACAAATAAAAACGGTTGGTCTGGTCAAAACTTCACTGGCTGGAAGAATGCAAACGTAGATAAAAACTTGGACGCTTTGGATTTAGAATTCAACGCTGGTAAACGCACACAATTAGTGCATGACATTTTAAAAGAGTACACTACAGACATCCCTGTTTTGCCTCTTTACTACCGTTCGGAAATTTCTGTAACTCCTAAGAATCTTAAGAATTACAAAATGGCCGGACACCAGTTCTACGAGACTAACAATATCGAAGACTGGAACTTGAACTAA
- a CDS encoding ABC transporter ATP-binding protein, which translates to MSDIILEAKNIKKHFPIKKGLLLREVASVKAVDDVSLVVRKGETLGLVGESGCGKSTLGRTLIRLYEPTAGGINFDGQDFLNLKGEALRKKRKNMQMIFQDPYASLDPRMTVGQIIRQPMDIHDIGTNAERTARVLELIELVGLRKAHVNRYPHEFSGGQRQRISIARAIALNPELIICDEPVSALDVSIQAQILNLLKDLQEKLKLTYVFISHDLSVIEHTCDRIAVMYLGKIVEIADRDELFKNPKHPYTQALIGAIPRVGHGKKKMKKSLGGEVPSPINPPSGCSFHTRCPYKMDVCVSQTPVLEGEGKHQKACWLTSAPVQTQNGI; encoded by the coding sequence ATGAGCGATATCATTCTTGAAGCAAAAAATATTAAGAAGCACTTCCCGATCAAAAAAGGTCTTTTGTTACGTGAAGTAGCAAGCGTTAAAGCCGTTGATGATGTTTCCTTGGTTGTACGTAAAGGTGAAACTCTAGGCCTGGTTGGTGAATCCGGTTGCGGTAAATCTACGCTAGGTAGAACTTTAATCCGCCTTTATGAGCCGACAGCGGGTGGTATTAACTTTGATGGCCAAGATTTTTTAAATCTTAAGGGCGAAGCACTTCGTAAAAAACGTAAAAACATGCAGATGATCTTTCAAGATCCCTATGCCTCTTTGGATCCACGCATGACGGTGGGCCAAATCATCCGCCAACCGATGGATATCCATGATATCGGGACAAACGCAGAACGCACCGCTCGCGTGTTAGAACTGATTGAACTTGTGGGTTTAAGAAAAGCCCACGTGAATCGTTACCCCCATGAATTTTCAGGTGGCCAACGTCAACGTATCAGTATTGCTCGCGCCATTGCTTTAAATCCGGAATTAATTATCTGTGATGAGCCCGTCAGTGCTTTGGACGTTTCGATCCAAGCGCAGATTTTAAACCTGCTTAAAGATCTTCAAGAAAAATTGAAACTAACTTACGTTTTTATTTCCCATGATCTTTCAGTGATCGAGCACACTTGTGATCGTATTGCGGTTATGTATCTAGGAAAGATCGTAGAGATCGCAGACCGCGACGAACTTTTTAAAAATCCAAAACATCCTTATACCCAAGCCTTGATTGGCGCTATTCCTCGCGTAGGTCACGGCAAAAAGAAGATGAAAAAATCTTTAGGCGGAGAGGTCCCAAGTCCGATCAATCCTCCGTCGGGATGTTCGTTTCACACTCGCTGCCCGTACAAGATGGATGTGTGCGTATCGCAAACGCCGGTTCTTGAAGGTGAAGGCAAGCACCAAAAAGCGTGCTGGCTGACCAGCGCCCCTGTTCAAACTCAAAATGGAATTTAG
- a CDS encoding ABC transporter ATP-binding protein, producing MQSPVLEVKNLETTFHTNAGPVRAVNNVSYQINKGQTLGIVGESGCGKSVTSYSLMRLIEKPGKITGGQVLLNGRDILKLSEPAMEEVRGGEMAMIFQEPMTALNPVLTIGFQMDEQIMKHKKCSPKESRERAIEMLRLVGIPSPEQRYESYPHQLSGGMRQRAMIAMALSCNPTFLIADEPTTALDVTIQAQILELVQNLQEQFNMTVQFITHDLGVISEISDKVMVMYGGQTCEQADTSELFLNPRHPYTAALIASRPKFGERVSRLTTIEGSVPAPFELPKGCPFVNRCSRVKSECAGTKPPLVEVKPGHTVACFNPL from the coding sequence GTGCAATCTCCAGTACTTGAAGTAAAGAATTTAGAAACTACTTTTCATACCAATGCCGGCCCGGTTCGCGCTGTTAACAACGTCAGCTACCAAATCAACAAAGGCCAAACCTTAGGAATCGTGGGCGAGTCTGGTTGCGGTAAATCCGTTACTTCCTACTCTTTGATGCGCCTGATCGAAAAGCCCGGCAAAATCACGGGCGGACAAGTCCTGTTAAATGGACGCGATATTTTAAAACTTTCTGAGCCTGCCATGGAAGAAGTTCGTGGCGGCGAAATGGCGATGATCTTCCAAGAACCGATGACAGCTTTAAACCCTGTTTTAACCATCGGCTTCCAAATGGATGAACAAATCATGAAGCACAAAAAGTGCTCGCCAAAAGAATCCCGCGAGCGTGCGATTGAAATGCTTCGCTTAGTGGGTATTCCTTCCCCTGAACAACGTTATGAATCTTACCCCCACCAACTTTCAGGTGGTATGAGACAAAGAGCGATGATCGCCATGGCTCTTTCTTGCAATCCTACATTTCTGATTGCCGATGAACCAACGACCGCATTGGACGTAACAATCCAAGCTCAAATCTTGGAACTTGTGCAAAACCTGCAAGAACAATTCAACATGACTGTGCAATTCATTACCCATGACCTGGGTGTGATTTCAGAAATTTCTGACAAAGTGATGGTGATGTACGGCGGTCAAACTTGCGAACAAGCTGACACATCCGAACTATTTTTAAATCCTCGCCATCCCTACACGGCTGCTTTGATTGCTTCCCGTCCAAAATTCGGTGAGCGCGTCAGCCGCTTAACGACCATCGAAGGCAGCGTGCCTGCCCCGTTTGAGTTACCTAAGGGTTGCCCGTTCGTGAATCGCTGTTCACGCGTGAAATCTGAATGCGCAGGAACAAAACCACCACTAGTCGAAGTTAAACCGGGCCATACAGTGGCGTGCTTTAATCCTCTTTAA
- the sohB gene encoding protease SohB, whose translation MDALQHIGVFAAQTFMVVFAIIAIILVIAMVATKAGHKSEIHVELLHKRYKNFRNLLKSHTLTKNERKELKKKLKEEKKSLETKSRDHEKKIYVIDFEGDIKASAVTNLREEVTAVLTIATPQDEVVVRVESPGGVVHGYGLAASQLLRVREKNIPLTVCVDKVAASGGYLMSCTANKILCAPFAIVGSIGVVAQVPNLHRVLKKHDVEYKEYTAGEYKRTVSLLGEITPKGEEKFKEQLEDTHILFKNFVHKFRPNMNIAEVATGEYWYGEQAITKGLVDEIRTSDDYLLGLSEKHQIVKVKFEHHESLSEKLTGIIGKAFKKGSLSILEELETRRFL comes from the coding sequence ATGGACGCTTTGCAACACATCGGAGTCTTCGCAGCACAAACGTTTATGGTCGTCTTTGCGATCATCGCTATCATTTTAGTCATCGCCATGGTGGCAACTAAAGCTGGACACAAATCAGAAATCCACGTTGAGCTTTTACACAAGCGCTACAAAAACTTCCGCAATCTTTTAAAGTCCCACACTTTAACTAAAAACGAACGTAAAGAGTTAAAGAAGAAATTGAAGGAAGAAAAGAAGAGCCTTGAAACTAAAAGCCGAGATCATGAAAAGAAAATTTATGTGATCGACTTTGAAGGCGATATCAAAGCAAGTGCTGTTACAAACCTTCGGGAAGAAGTGACTGCGGTTTTGACCATTGCCACTCCTCAAGATGAAGTTGTCGTTCGCGTGGAAAGTCCGGGCGGCGTGGTTCACGGTTATGGCCTTGCAGCTTCTCAACTTTTGCGTGTTCGCGAAAAAAATATTCCACTTACAGTGTGCGTGGATAAGGTCGCTGCCAGCGGTGGTTACTTGATGTCTTGTACCGCAAACAAAATTCTTTGCGCCCCTTTTGCCATCGTCGGTTCCATTGGCGTTGTTGCTCAAGTTCCAAATCTTCACCGCGTTTTGAAAAAACACGATGTGGAATATAAAGAATACACAGCCGGAGAGTACAAGCGCACGGTCTCCCTATTGGGCGAGATCACTCCAAAGGGCGAAGAAAAATTTAAAGAACAACTTGAGGATACTCACATTCTATTTAAGAACTTCGTTCACAAATTCCGCCCTAATATGAATATCGCAGAGGTGGCAACCGGCGAATACTGGTACGGTGAACAAGCTATCACTAAAGGCCTCGTGGATGAGATTCGCACCAGCGATGATTACCTTTTAGGACTTTCGGAAAAACATCAAATTGTTAAAGTAAAGTTTGAACATCATGAGAGTTTAAGTGAAAAACTCACAGGAATTATCGGTAAGGCTTTCAAAAAAGGCAGTCTTTCGATATTAGAAGAACTTGAAACAAGACGCTTTCTTTAA
- a CDS encoding VC0807 family protein: protein MTTATETQQKENGFLNLIFNIVLPVLILNKFSKFIGPVWALLLALAFPLGYGAYDLIKRKKVNAFSALGLLNVLFTGGLALLGLNGFWFAVKEAAFPALVGCFVLGSAFTKKPFVEILFLNPSVMKVDLLEERLKERGKQVEFHQHMKKATMWLSASFAFSALLNFILARKIFTNIDPALPADTQSLQLNEQIAQMTTWSMAVIMVPSILFLLGIFWYLMHGIKTHAGLTTNELLKEN from the coding sequence ATGACTACAGCGACAGAGACTCAGCAAAAAGAAAACGGTTTTTTAAATCTTATTTTCAATATCGTTTTACCCGTATTAATCCTTAACAAATTCAGTAAATTCATCGGCCCCGTATGGGCGTTGCTGTTGGCTTTGGCGTTTCCTTTGGGTTATGGCGCTTATGACTTGATCAAAAGAAAGAAGGTCAATGCGTTTTCAGCTTTAGGGTTACTGAACGTTCTTTTCACTGGGGGCTTGGCTCTTTTGGGACTGAATGGATTTTGGTTTGCGGTGAAAGAAGCGGCCTTCCCTGCTTTGGTGGGTTGTTTCGTTCTTGGTTCAGCATTTACCAAAAAGCCCTTCGTTGAAATTCTTTTTTTGAATCCATCGGTCATGAAGGTCGATCTTTTAGAAGAACGCTTGAAAGAGCGTGGAAAACAGGTGGAATTCCATCAGCACATGAAAAAAGCCACAATGTGGCTTTCTGCTTCTTTCGCGTTCAGTGCTCTTTTGAATTTTATATTAGCGCGCAAGATCTTTACGAACATTGATCCCGCTTTGCCAGCAGATACTCAGTCACTTCAGTTAAATGAACAAATCGCGCAGATGACCACATGGTCGATGGCGGTCATCATGGTGCCCTCGATTCTTTTTCTGCTAGGAATCTTCTGGTACCTCATGCATGGCATCAAAACCCACGCGGGACTTACGACAAACGAACTTTTAAAAGAAAATTAG